From Polynucleobacter sp. AP-Sving-400A-A2:
GGCTCACTCGATAAAGTAAAGCGCATAGTCAAGGTGATAGGTTTAGTCAATTCAACTTCTGAATTTACAGAGCAACACTTAGTGGTCAACGGATGCTCGGAACTACTCTTTGAAGTATTTGGTGATGCAGGAAAACATGCTCGGAGCGCATTTGGTGTGGCGCAAATCCCTCTGGGTGCTTGTGTTGAAATCGAGCTGATTGCAGAAATTTAAATAGGAAATAGATTTAATTGGTGCCTTTGGATGTCTTCCGGCGTGTCGACATCCATCACAAATGCCTGATTGATGGTGGGCATAATCCTCACCTTATTAGGATGGGCATCCATATAAGATCGACAAACCATGCCTGGCTTGGCTAATACATCCGAGACTGCTTTATAAGAAAACAATACAGGATTGCCCCGCTTTCCATCCACTGTTGGCAGAATAATTTCCTGCCCACCTTGTCGCTTAGCGTATTCATCAAGCAATTCTTGAATTTCTTTTGCACCCACTTCGGGCTGATCGGATAGTGCGACTAGTAATACATCAAAGTCAGCTCGCAGTGATTCAAGACCCAAGCGAACGGAGGATGGTTGCCCCCTTTCTGGTGAAACATTTCTAATGATCTTCATCGGGTTAGTTAAAGAGGCATTCATCTTTGCAATCTCAGACTCAATCAACTGGGCATGAAAGCCAGTGACCACAATGCATTCGACGGGACTAAATACTTGAATTGCACTTGCAAAACGCTCTAAAAGGGTTCTTCCGTCACGATGAAGTAATGCTTTTGGATGAATGCCTAGCCGACTACCCTCGCCTGCTGCCAATAAGAGCACGGCTATACGTAGTTGTGAATCTTGGGCTGATGGGCTAGAACTTGTCATTAGAGAGATAATAAATAGGTAACTAGCAATAAATAATAAATAGAAAAAAATTAAACGTAAGAAATTAAATACAGTAAATGAATAGTACCGATTTAAGCGTATTAAAGGCTGCGGTAGATTGGCTCAAATCAGGCCATTCGGTTGCTATTGCCACAGTTGTTCAGACTTGGGGTTCTGCTCCAAGACCTATCGGCTCCTGGTTAGCTATTCGAGGCGACGGGCAAGTCACCGGCTCAGTCTCAGGTGGATGTGTCGAAGATGACCTGATTCGCCGAGTACAAACTGAAATCCTGACTCGAGATTTGCCAGAAATGGTGGTCTATGGCGTTAGTCAACAAGAGGCCGCCCGTTTTGGCCTGCCCTGTGGTGGAACACTACGATTACTCGTCGAGCCAAAACCAGAGCTGGCTATTTTGGAAGCTATCTTAGGGTCCATCAGCAATCACCAAATTACTTCACGTACGGTGGATCTTGCGACTGGCAAGTCTACGCTCGAAGCTGGTAATCGTAATGAGGCATTCATCTGCGATGAGCGCTTAATGAAAACCACTTACGGTCCTCGCTGGCGTATGGTGATCATTGGAGCCGGACAGCTATCACTGTATACCGCTGACTTTGCTCTTGCGTTGGACTTTGAAGTGATCGTCATTGACCCGCGCGAAGAATATGCAGAAGGCATCAATCGTGAACAGATTCAATTTATCAAGGGCATGCCGGACGACGTGCTGCTAGAAATTGGAGTTGACTCCCATACAGCGGTGGTTGCCTTAACGCATGACCCTAAGCTTGATGACATGGCCTTAATGGAAGCATTGAAGTCCCCAGCTTTTTATGTGGGAGCCCTGGGCAGTAGAATCAATACTCAAAAACGTAAAGATCGCTTGCTAGAATTTGATGTGACACAGGAACAAGTTGAACGTCTTCACGGACCCGTGGGTCTATTTATCGGCGCTTTGACTCCACCTGAGATCGCCGTATCAATCTTAGCGGAAGTGATTGCCGTCAAGTACGGCGTCCCAATACCTCAGAAGGTTTAGCTCAAATTAAAACTAGATCAGCCTCTTAGTTCGCTGTGAGCTTTCCGTCTTTGAGTCTTGGCTCTACAAAGTGACCTTTACGGGCACGATTGC
This genomic window contains:
- a CDS encoding NTP transferase domain-containing protein, with translation MTSSSPSAQDSQLRIAVLLLAAGEGSRLGIHPKALLHRDGRTLLERFASAIQVFSPVECIVVTGFHAQLIESEIAKMNASLTNPMKIIRNVSPERGQPSSVRLGLESLRADFDVLLVALSDQPEVGAKEIQELLDEYAKRQGGQEIILPTVDGKRGNPVLFSYKAVSDVLAKPGMVCRSYMDAHPNKVRIMPTINQAFVMDVDTPEDIQRHQLNLFPI
- a CDS encoding XdhC family protein, translated to MNSTDLSVLKAAVDWLKSGHSVAIATVVQTWGSAPRPIGSWLAIRGDGQVTGSVSGGCVEDDLIRRVQTEILTRDLPEMVVYGVSQQEAARFGLPCGGTLRLLVEPKPELAILEAILGSISNHQITSRTVDLATGKSTLEAGNRNEAFICDERLMKTTYGPRWRMVIIGAGQLSLYTADFALALDFEVIVIDPREEYAEGINREQIQFIKGMPDDVLLEIGVDSHTAVVALTHDPKLDDMALMEALKSPAFYVGALGSRINTQKRKDRLLEFDVTQEQVERLHGPVGLFIGALTPPEIAVSILAEVIAVKYGVPIPQKV